The following nucleotide sequence is from Saccharothrix texasensis.
GGCGGCGCCCGGCCTCCAACCTCGCCAACTGCTTCGTCAACCGGGACGCGGCGGTGACCGGGTCGATCGGCTCCACGTGCACCGACACGTCCAATCGACCGGGGTAGGTCAGCAGCGGGGCCAACCAGCCGGGGTGTACCTCCCGCGGGAACCCGATCACGACGAACGAGGAGACCCAGTCGCCGCCGACCTCCAGGTGCCGAGCGCCGACCGAGAGGGCATCAGGGGTGAACACGGCGGCACTGGGTGACGCCGTCCGGTTCGCCCGGCGGCGGTTCGTGCGGGAGGCCATCAGGACCGCCTCCTTCCGTCCTCGTCGTCGGCGTCCTGGAAGTCCCAGTCGTAGTCCTCGTCCTGGCCGGGCGCGTGGCCGGTGGGCCGGGAGAAGGCGCTGTTGTCGACGTCGTCCTCGGGCAGCTCGGGATGGGACGTGGTGATGACTTCGTCCGCGCCGGCCAGGTGGGCTGTCGTGGGCAGCAGGCTGTCGGGGTTGCACGCCGAGGCCAGCACCGCCGTGGCCTGACCGGCGTCCAGCGGGGTGACCACGATCCCGGCCGGGGCGAGCAGGTCGATCGCCTCGCCCAGGCGGCGCACCAACCTGGACTCCGCCGCCCACCGGGCACCACCGTTGACCTGCCTCGCGCGCTTGCTCCGGCGTTGGCCGGCCATCGAGCCGAGCATCGCGAGCGGGCCAGGTCCGCCGAGGCCGTCGGTCGGGGCGGCGACACCGTAGGGCTCCCGCAGCACGAGCAGCACCTGGCGTCGCAGCAGCTGCGACTGTTCGCCGAGTTGGACGAGGTACTCGGCGTGCTCCAGCGCGGCGGCCTCCAGCGCCGGGTGCGGCAGCCCGCCCGCGCACTCGCGCAGCTCCGCCACTTGCCCGGACAGGTCCAGGCGTTCGGTGCGCACGAGCACCTGCACCGGGGCGGTCAGGGAGTGCAGGTAGCGGCCGAACCCGGCGACGAGCGATTCCTGCTCGTTCGGCGTGCGCAGGGCGAAGTTCACCGTGCTCGCGACCGCGACGACCGCCAAGCCGTCGCCTCCCAGGTCGACCACGCCGGTGTCGGTGACCGCCTCGGCGGGCAGCCTCAACGCCGACGGCGACACCTGCTCGGGCTGCGGTGCCCGACGACCGCCATGCTTGCGGTCGACCGGCCCATCTGCGGCGGCGGTGAGCCAGTCGGGGGCCGGACGCACACCCTCTGGAGCGGTGACACGGTGACGCGGAGCCAGGCGCTGGCGGAGCGCGAAGAGCAGCAGCGTGTCCAACGGGACACCGTCACGTTTGCCGAGGGCGAGCATCACGCAGGCCGCGCCGACCGGGACGGCGAACACAGCGAACACCGGCATCGACACCAGCGTGCGAGTGGCCGCCCAGATCAGATAGAGCACCGCCCCCGCAGCGGCGAGGATCGCCAACTGTCTCGCGGTCAGCGGGCCCAGAACACGGTCGTGCATGTCGACGTCAGCCGGGATCCGCACCGCGTAGGACCCGCTCGACCGGGTCTCGTGGTAACTCACTGCCGCTCACCTCCCGATCGAGTCGGTCGAACCGGCGGAACACCTCGGACCGGCCGAACCGCCGGTGGCGGTGGCGGTGGCGGTGGCGCATCGGACGGGCGCGGCGGCCGGAACAGCACGGGCGCCGGGGTGTGCGTCCTGGCGCGGCGGCCGTGCGCACCGGTCTGCGGCGTGGCCGGCCGGAACACCGGCGCCTCGGCCCGCGTGGTCGCCCGAATCGGTCGCACCGGCGTGTCGTCGGTGGCCGGCCGGAACCGCAACTGCGGCGGCACCGATGCCGTGCGCGTCGACGGCGAGGGCTCGGATCCGTTGTCCGCACGCTCTGCTCCCGTGCGGAACACCGGTACTGCGGCGGTGCCGACCGGATACGGCAGAGGACTCGATGATGAAACGTCTTCGGATGCGGTCGCGGTCCGGAACTCGGGCACGGTGGTGCTGCCCGCGGGGTTCCACGCGGCGAGGTCGTGCGTAGGCTCTTGGGGTACGGGCTGGAGGAACCGCAGGTGCTGCTGCCCGGACACCGTGCGCCGCCGCGCGGTCTCCTGCGCCCGTTGGGCGTGC
It contains:
- a CDS encoding PrgI family protein, whose translation is MHDRVLGPLTARQLAILAAAGAVLYLIWAATRTLVSMPVFAVFAVPVGAACVMLALGKRDGVPLDTLLLFALRQRLAPRHRVTAPEGVRPAPDWLTAAADGPVDRKHGGRRAPQPEQVSPSALRLPAEAVTDTGVVDLGGDGLAVVAVASTVNFALRTPNEQESLVAGFGRYLHSLTAPVQVLVRTERLDLSGQVAELRECAGGLPHPALEAAALEHAEYLVQLGEQSQLLRRQVLLVLREPYGVAAPTDGLGGPGPLAMLGSMAGQRRSKRARQVNGGARWAAESRLVRRLGEAIDLLAPAGIVVTPLDAGQATAVLASACNPDSLLPTTAHLAGADEVITTSHPELPEDDVDNSAFSRPTGHAPGQDEDYDWDFQDADDEDGRRRS